In a genomic window of uncultured Sphaerochaeta sp.:
- a CDS encoding ThuA domain-containing protein, with translation MSTEKKALLLVGGWEGHEPELVAKRFSAFLEEQGFIVRIERSLDILQDREYLFSLDLFVPIWTMGELNSKLTNHLADAIGSGVGVAGCHGGMCDAFRTNVLWQFIMGGNWVAHPGSDGVPYTVNIRHSSSELTKDIKDFSVSSEQYYLHVDPAVEVLATTAFPTVDWYHSTNGVVQMPVVWTKKWGYGRVFYNSLGHHDDIFDIPEAWEMMKRGLLWAAEGKRIAQEQGLSIDRFASDRKMF, from the coding sequence ATGTCTACAGAAAAGAAAGCACTCTTGTTGGTCGGGGGTTGGGAAGGCCATGAGCCTGAGCTTGTTGCCAAGCGTTTTTCCGCCTTCCTGGAAGAGCAGGGATTCATAGTCAGAATCGAGCGCAGCCTCGATATTCTCCAGGACCGCGAATACCTCTTCAGCCTCGACCTCTTCGTTCCCATCTGGACGATGGGAGAGCTGAACTCCAAGCTTACCAATCACCTCGCTGACGCAATCGGAAGCGGGGTTGGTGTGGCAGGCTGTCATGGAGGTATGTGTGATGCGTTCCGCACCAATGTGCTCTGGCAGTTCATCATGGGTGGCAACTGGGTTGCACATCCCGGTTCTGATGGGGTTCCCTATACGGTGAACATCCGTCACAGCTCCAGTGAGCTGACCAAGGACATCAAGGATTTCTCCGTTTCCAGCGAGCAGTACTACCTGCACGTCGATCCGGCAGTGGAAGTGCTGGCAACCACAGCCTTCCCGACGGTTGATTGGTATCATTCCACCAACGGTGTGGTGCAGATGCCGGTTGTCTGGACGAAGAAGTGGGGCTATGGACGGGTATTCTACAACTCACTTGGACACCACGATGATATCTTTGACATTCCCGAGGCGTGGGAGATGATGAAACGTGGTCTCTTGTGGGCTGCAGAGGGGAAGAGGATTGCCCAGGAGCAAGGCCTGTCCATCGATCGATTCGCCAGTGATAGGAAGATGTTCTGA
- a CDS encoding ABC transporter ATP-binding protein yields MSNIIIKDVKKAFGEVVVLSQFNAEFADGEFITLLGPSGCGKTTMLRMLAGFEKPTEGEIYIGEQEVSSTKNFVPPERRDIGMVFQSYAVWPHMTVFDNVAYPLKMKKMGKQEIKGLVEEVLETVHLAQYAERIPSQLSGGQQQRVALARALVAKPRLLLLDEPLSNLDAKLRDSMRFEIKEIQKQLGITVVYVTHDQMEAMTMSDRVIVINRGVIQQVGAPTEIYRHPANQFVADFVGKINFLKATSKDKVLTLKASGQTLPYDGPLQGDVVLGIRPENIRLVSVKGDFEGTLVSKFYLGDVNDCRIDLGGEQIRVIAEPTTFDVCEVGQTFSLRVDEFTVFVDTGEDEHSKILT; encoded by the coding sequence ATGTCCAATATTATCATCAAGGATGTAAAGAAAGCCTTTGGGGAAGTGGTGGTGCTCTCCCAATTCAACGCAGAGTTCGCTGATGGGGAGTTCATCACCCTTCTCGGCCCCTCTGGCTGCGGAAAGACCACGATGCTTCGCATGCTCGCTGGATTCGAGAAACCCACGGAAGGGGAAATCTACATCGGTGAGCAAGAGGTGAGTTCCACAAAGAACTTCGTGCCCCCTGAACGGCGCGATATCGGGATGGTCTTCCAATCCTATGCCGTCTGGCCCCACATGACTGTCTTCGACAACGTTGCCTATCCGCTCAAGATGAAGAAGATGGGCAAACAGGAGATAAAGGGTCTGGTAGAGGAAGTGCTGGAGACCGTGCACCTTGCCCAGTATGCCGAGCGTATCCCCAGCCAGCTCAGCGGTGGCCAGCAGCAACGTGTGGCTCTCGCCCGTGCCTTGGTAGCCAAGCCTCGGCTCTTGTTGCTGGACGAACCGCTCTCCAATCTCGATGCCAAACTGCGTGACTCCATGCGCTTCGAAATCAAGGAAATCCAGAAACAGCTGGGTATCACCGTCGTGTATGTCACACACGACCAGATGGAAGCCATGACCATGAGTGATAGGGTCATCGTCATCAACAGGGGTGTCATCCAACAGGTGGGTGCCCCTACCGAGATCTATCGTCACCCTGCCAACCAGTTTGTCGCCGACTTTGTGGGAAAGATTAATTTCCTGAAGGCAACAAGCAAGGACAAGGTGCTCACGCTCAAGGCATCAGGACAGACGCTGCCCTACGACGGGCCACTGCAGGGAGATGTTGTGCTTGGAATCAGGCCAGAGAACATCCGCTTGGTCAGCGTCAAGGGTGACTTTGAGGGTACCTTGGTCAGCAAGTTCTATCTGGGAGACGTGAACGACTGCCGCATCGATCTCGGTGGCGAGCAGATCCGTGTCATCGCAGAACCAACCACCTTCGACGTATGCGAAGTAGGTCAAACCTTCAGCTTGAGAGTTGATGAGTTCACGGTGTTCGTGGATACTGGAGAGGATGAGCATTCCAAGATCCTGACATAA
- a CDS encoding iron ABC transporter permease has protein sequence MQVLNSPASLNQEKHRWYLDPKWLIIIAIVGFLLVFQVFPLLYLVFRAFFSTGTFSLDAFKRVYTYPLNWSALVNTIVSAGLSMVFGVLIAFPLAWLVGRTNLYGKKFFRTLFVATYMVPPYVGAMAWMRLLNPTVGSMNVFLQKIFNLGSAPFNIYSMGGLIWVLTGFYYPYAFITISRAMEKMDPSLEEASRISGANAWTTLRTITLPMMLPSIVAAALLVFIAAGSAYGIPSIIGVPGQVHTVTTRIIDFVYIGSQEGLTDATTLAVFLMVIANIVLYLSTFTLGKRQYITVSGKSTRPNIVDLGRYRIPLTLAVIIFALIFVIIPFVTVGLSSITVNLGESVFADGNITWRYWERIFTRKSILGSAKNSLITSVMAATFGMIISNMMAYLLVRTDIKGKKIPDFMITVGSGTPSVVIALALIMSMSGKFGINIYNTLTIMIIAYMIKYMMMGMRTVVSALSQISPSLEEASQISGASWLRSMKNVTLPLIAPALVAGWFLIFMPCFYELTMSTLLYSTNTKTLGYELYTYQTYHNQQTASALATAILFIVFGINWLLNKLTDGEFSI, from the coding sequence ATGCAAGTCCTCAATTCCCCTGCATCTTTGAATCAAGAGAAACACCGATGGTATCTTGACCCAAAATGGCTGATCATCATTGCTATTGTCGGCTTTCTCCTCGTTTTCCAGGTTTTTCCCCTGCTCTATCTTGTCTTCCGAGCCTTCTTCTCAACCGGAACCTTCTCTCTGGATGCATTCAAGCGGGTATATACCTACCCACTCAACTGGTCGGCCTTGGTCAACACGATTGTCTCGGCAGGCTTATCCATGGTGTTTGGTGTCCTGATCGCTTTTCCCCTCGCCTGGCTCGTGGGACGAACAAACCTCTATGGAAAGAAGTTCTTTCGAACACTCTTCGTCGCCACATACATGGTTCCCCCCTATGTCGGGGCAATGGCGTGGATGCGCCTGCTCAATCCGACAGTAGGATCAATGAACGTATTCCTGCAGAAAATCTTCAACCTGGGTTCAGCCCCCTTCAACATCTACAGTATGGGAGGACTGATCTGGGTTTTGACCGGGTTCTACTACCCCTATGCTTTCATCACCATCAGCCGAGCCATGGAGAAGATGGATCCCTCCCTGGAGGAAGCCTCACGCATTTCCGGAGCCAATGCCTGGACCACCCTGAGGACCATCACCCTTCCCATGATGCTGCCTTCCATCGTTGCAGCTGCCTTGTTGGTTTTCATTGCAGCAGGCAGTGCCTATGGAATACCTTCCATCATCGGCGTCCCTGGGCAGGTCCATACCGTAACCACCCGCATCATTGACTTTGTATATATCGGCAGTCAGGAAGGATTGACTGATGCCACCACCTTGGCAGTCTTTCTGATGGTCATCGCCAACATCGTGCTGTATCTTTCCACCTTCACCCTTGGAAAACGGCAGTACATCACCGTCTCCGGCAAGTCCACCCGCCCAAACATCGTAGACCTGGGCAGGTACAGAATCCCGTTGACACTGGCAGTCATCATCTTCGCGCTCATCTTTGTCATCATTCCTTTTGTCACCGTCGGCCTTTCCAGCATCACGGTGAATCTGGGCGAGTCGGTTTTTGCCGATGGCAATATTACCTGGCGTTACTGGGAGCGTATCTTTACCCGAAAATCCATCCTCGGGTCAGCCAAAAACAGCTTGATAACCTCTGTCATGGCAGCAACATTCGGGATGATCATCTCCAACATGATGGCCTACCTCCTGGTTCGCACCGACATCAAGGGAAAGAAGATTCCCGACTTCATGATCACGGTGGGCAGCGGAACACCGAGTGTGGTCATCGCCCTTGCCCTCATCATGTCGATGTCCGGCAAGTTCGGGATCAACATCTACAACACCCTGACCATCATGATCATCGCCTACATGATAAAGTACATGATGATGGGCATGCGTACCGTTGTCAGCGCCCTCTCGCAGATCAGCCCCTCGCTGGAAGAAGCCTCCCAGATATCCGGAGCTTCCTGGCTGAGGAGCATGAAGAACGTCACCCTGCCGCTCATTGCCCCGGCATTGGTTGCAGGCTGGTTTCTCATCTTCATGCCCTGTTTCTATGAGCTGACCATGTCGACCCTGCTCTACTCCACCAACACCAAGACACTGGGGTATGAGCTGTATACGTATCAGACCTATCACAACCAGCAGACTGCATCTGCACTGGCAACAGCCATCCTGTTCATTGTCTTCGGGATCAACTGGTTGTTGAATAAGCTGACCGATGGTGAATTTTCCATTTAA
- a CDS encoding asparaginase domain-containing protein, with protein MAQELRIITTGGTFDKQYDAISGELTFRESQLPRILGQSRCTLTVHLEGPLAVDSLYMTEEQRVEVAQTCQHSAEDKIIIVHGTDTMCNTAKVIAQTLGEENSKTVVLTGAMIPYSLEGSDAVFNLGCAISAVQLLPPGVYLTMSGRIFSWDNCRKNKEKGIFETLI; from the coding sequence ATGGCACAAGAGCTGAGAATCATCACCACCGGAGGCACATTCGACAAGCAATACGATGCGATCAGCGGGGAGCTCACCTTCCGTGAATCCCAGCTGCCGCGCATCCTGGGCCAGAGCAGATGCACCCTGACCGTACATCTGGAAGGGCCTTTGGCTGTGGACAGCCTCTACATGACGGAGGAACAACGAGTCGAGGTGGCACAAACATGCCAGCATAGTGCCGAGGATAAGATCATCATCGTCCATGGAACCGACACCATGTGCAACACGGCCAAGGTCATTGCCCAGACCCTGGGGGAGGAGAACTCCAAGACGGTGGTGCTCACCGGAGCGATGATCCCCTACTCCCTGGAGGGCTCTGATGCCGTCTTCAATCTTGGCTGTGCGATTTCAGCCGTCCAGCTGCTTCCACCCGGGGTCTATCTGACCATGAGTGGAAGGATCTTCAGCTGGGACAACTGTCGCAAGAACAAGGAAAAGGGAATCTTCGAGACGCTTATCTAG
- a CDS encoding Gfo/Idh/MocA family oxidoreductase, whose translation MKKLRIGIVGLGKISGIYLDNLTKVFNDVVELVGVVDLIEARVKEVCETYHVQAYADAAALLADESIDLVLNLTTPQSHYSLCKQVLEAGKHVYVEKPLSLTVEQASELVDLAAKKNLMLGGAPDTFLGAGIQTCRKLIDDGWIGKPIGASAFMMNHGHESWHPDPEFYYKNGGGPLFDMGPYYITALVNLLGPVDSVSGYAQKSFETRTITSEPKKGQTIDVEVATHITGNLHFESGAVATLVTSFDVWYHSMPNMEIYGTEGSLRVPDPNTFGGPVLFCRKGTKEWKEIPLLYGYAENSRGFGVADIACALADKKKNRASGELTRHVVAVMSSLLVSAQEKRQVAIGYSCSRPEAR comes from the coding sequence ATGAAAAAACTCAGGATTGGTATTGTTGGGTTGGGGAAGATCAGCGGAATCTATCTGGACAACCTGACCAAGGTTTTCAATGATGTGGTCGAGCTCGTAGGGGTTGTGGACCTGATCGAGGCAAGGGTGAAGGAGGTCTGTGAGACCTACCACGTACAGGCGTATGCCGATGCAGCTGCTCTGCTTGCAGACGAGAGCATCGATCTGGTGCTCAACCTGACCACTCCCCAGAGCCATTACTCCTTGTGCAAGCAGGTCCTTGAGGCCGGCAAGCACGTGTATGTGGAGAAACCTCTCTCCCTTACCGTCGAACAGGCTTCCGAGTTGGTGGATCTGGCTGCCAAGAAGAACCTGATGCTTGGTGGTGCTCCCGACACCTTCCTTGGTGCCGGCATCCAGACTTGCCGCAAGCTCATTGACGATGGCTGGATCGGAAAGCCGATCGGAGCTTCCGCCTTCATGATGAATCATGGTCATGAGAGCTGGCATCCCGATCCGGAGTTCTACTACAAGAATGGCGGAGGGCCTCTCTTCGATATGGGTCCGTATTACATCACCGCCTTGGTGAACCTGCTCGGTCCTGTCGATTCGGTTTCCGGCTATGCCCAGAAGAGCTTTGAGACGAGGACCATCACCAGTGAGCCGAAGAAGGGGCAGACCATCGATGTCGAGGTGGCAACCCACATCACCGGCAATCTGCACTTCGAAAGCGGGGCAGTGGCCACCTTGGTTACCAGCTTCGATGTCTGGTATCACAGCATGCCGAATATGGAGATCTACGGTACCGAGGGTTCTCTCAGGGTTCCTGATCCCAATACCTTCGGAGGTCCCGTACTGTTCTGCCGCAAGGGTACGAAAGAGTGGAAGGAGATTCCCCTGCTCTACGGCTATGCGGAGAACTCACGCGGCTTCGGTGTTGCCGATATTGCCTGTGCGCTTGCCGACAAGAAGAAAAACCGGGCAAGCGGAGAGCTTACCCGGCATGTGGTTGCAGTCATGAGCAGTTTGCTTGTCTCAGCACAAGAGAAGCGGCAGGTAGCCATTGGGTACTCCTGCAGCAGGCCTGAGGCTAGATAA